The genomic stretch GATGATCAGCGATCGGGCGCTGTCGCCGCCGCCGGCGATGATGACGTCGGCCTGGCCGGCATTGATCATGCGCGCCGCCAGGCCCATGGCGTCGACCGACGAGGCGCAGGCTGTCGAGACCGTCAACAGCGGCCCGTGCAGGCCCCAGCGCAGAGAGATCTGGCCGGCCGCCATGTTGGGCCAGGCCATGATCTGCAGCTTGCGCGGCACGCCGTCTGCACCGCGTTCGTCGTAGCTCCGCTGGGCGTCGCAGAGGCTCTCGGCACCGCTCTGGCAGGTGCCCATGACGACGCCGGTGCGGAAGGGATCGAACTCCTCGATGCCCGAGGCTTCCACGGCCTGCACGGCGGCGGCGATCATGTACTGGGCGAAGGGATCGCTGCCGGCGGCCACGCGCTCATCCATCCAGTCGAGCGGCTGGAAGCCCTCGACCAGCGAGATCCAGACGTTCTCCATGCCCGCTTCATTGTTCCAGGGCGTCGGTCCCACCGCGGCCTTGGCCGCCATCAGATTATCGCAGAAGGTCTCGACGTCCTGGCCGATCGAGGAAATCACGCCCAGGCCGGTAATCGCCACAGGTTCCATGCTCGCCTCCCTTTTATCGACCGGACTCTAACGCTATCGGTGGGGGCTGTCACCGCGCCGGCTTGATCAAGACGCCCTGTCCCGTGGGTAGCTCGAGGATGGGCACGCCGATGCCCTGGGCCCAGGCCTTGAGGGCCTCTTACTGTTCGCGAAAGACGCGCAAGGCATAGCACTGCATGATCACCACGGCACCGGGCGAAAGGCGCGGCCAGATCTTTTCCATGGCCGCCACCTCGGCCGCCGCCGAGATCATGTCGAGATGGGCGAAAGCGATGCGTTCGGGGCGGGCGTCGGGGATTGATGAGGGCACGCTGCCGGGCACGATATCGACCTCGGCACAGCCGGCGAAGCGCTGGCGCGCGATCTCTTCGGCCTGGGCCACATATTCCTGTTCCGAGACGAAGGATTCGTTGCGCATACCCTCGGGCGTACCGCTGAAGGTGTCGAAGAGATAATAACGGCGGCCCGATGCAGCGAAATCGACATAGTTGTAAACCACCCGTGCGCTGAAACCGAGATAGGCGCCAAGCTCGACGAAATCGCCGGCCGTGGCCAGCGCCTGTTCGGCCGCCCAGCAGAGCGTATGGAAGCGCCAAGCGCGGCGGAACTGGTATTCGCCGTCCACGGGCCGGTGGGCGCTGACCAGGGCCTTGAGAAAGCGCGGATCCTCGGCAAAACCCAGCGTCCGCGCCGCCGCCACCAGGCCGTCACCGATGTAAATCGAGCGGTAGGGCGTGCTGACGTCCTGGCCGTAGATCCGGGCCAGCTGTTGCAGCAGGGCTTCGAGTTCATGGAACTTCTCCTCGTCCGGCATACCCTGCCAGTCGAGGCTGAGGTGAAGTTCGTCCTCGCTCATGCCGGATCGGGCAGGCCGGCCACGGCTTCGATCTCCACCTTCATGCCGGGCACCGCCAGCGCCGAGACCTCGACCAGGGTGCTGGCCGGCTTGGCGTCGCCGAAATACTTCTGGCGCACCGGGTTGATCTTGCTCCGGTCGTCGATGTCGGTGAGGTAGACCACCACCTTGAGCACGTCGGCAAAGCCGGCATCGGCCGCCGCCAGGGCCTTTTCCAGGTTGACGAAAACCTGCTCGGTCTGGGCCACCACGTCGTCGCCGCCGACCAGGGCCGTGTTTTCGTCGACCGGCGCCATGCCGGATATGTACAAGGTGTCGCCCCAGCGCACGGCATCGGTGTAGTGGCTGAGCGGCGGGTTGAGACCGGGGACGGCGTATTCCTGACGTTTCGACACTGTGACCTCCGTGCGGGAATGGATGGGCGAGAGGCAAAAGCTTAGCAGCAAAGTTGTCGCGAAAGGGGGTACTTCGCCGTAAAACAAGGGTGGTCTTCAACAACGCGAGCCGTGGCCATGAGCCTCAAGTCCGTACTGGTCGCCAATCGGGGCGAGATCGCCATCCGCGTCATGCGCGCCGCCGCCGAACTGGGTCTCGGCACCGTCGCCGTCTATTCCGAGGACGACGTCCAGGCACTGCACACCTGCAAGGCGGACGAGGCCCGGGCGCTCGGCGGCCACGGCGCCGCCGCCTACCTCGACGGCGAGCAGATCATCGCCATCGCCCGCGAGGCAAACTGCGACGCCGTGCATCCGGGCTATGGTTTTCTCAGCGAGAACGCCGGATTCGCCGAACGCTGCGCCGCCGCCGGTCTTGCTTTCGTCGGGCCCCGGCCCGAGACCTTGGCGCTCTTTGGCGACAAGGCGCGGGCCCGGGCCCTGGCGGAAAGCCGCGGCGTGCCGTTGCTGGACGGCATCTCGGGCCCCACCAGTCTCGATGAGGCCGGCGAGTTCCTGGCCGC from Alphaproteobacteria bacterium encodes the following:
- a CDS encoding class I SAM-dependent methyltransferase — encoded protein: MSEDELHLSLDWQGMPDEEKFHELEALLQQLARIYGQDVSTPYRSIYIGDGLVAAARTLGFAEDPRFLKALVSAHRPVDGEYQFRRAWRFHTLCWAAEQALATAGDFVELGAYLGFSARVVYNYVDFAASGRRYYLFDTFSGTPEGMRNESFVSEQEYVAQAEEIARQRFAGCAEVDIVPGSVPSSIPDARPERIAFAHLDMISAAAEVAAMEKIWPRLSPGAVVIMQCYALRVFREQ
- a CDS encoding RidA family protein; this encodes MSKRQEYAVPGLNPPLSHYTDAVRWGDTLYISGMAPVDENTALVGGDDVVAQTEQVFVNLEKALAAADAGFADVLKVVVYLTDIDDRSKINPVRQKYFGDAKPASTLVEVSALAVPGMKVEIEAVAGLPDPA